In a single window of the Vibrio celticus genome:
- a CDS encoding YoaK family protein — translation MISMLPRWVEYGALLLAALAGSVNAIGLLGFQHQAISHISGTMSLLGSSLLTPTSASVHLLLVIMSFMLGAAFSGFFIENQALKLGRRYGVALCIEGGLLFLALWTLLQGYTSGQYFASAACGLQNAMITTYSGAIIRTTHMSGIITDLGIMIGARLKGMPFDRRKAKLLMFIVVGFLFGGLIGACLFQRFEILALAFPASFAFIIAFSYWLYLTYRTETPVNS, via the coding sequence ATGATTTCTATGCTACCTCGCTGGGTTGAATACGGCGCCTTACTGTTAGCAGCCCTTGCTGGCAGTGTTAATGCTATCGGCTTACTTGGCTTCCAACATCAAGCTATCTCCCATATCTCCGGCACCATGTCTTTGCTAGGCAGTAGTCTGCTTACACCGACCTCGGCTTCTGTTCACCTCCTATTGGTGATCATGAGCTTCATGTTAGGTGCGGCGTTCAGCGGGTTCTTTATTGAAAACCAAGCATTGAAGTTAGGACGCCGTTACGGTGTTGCGCTATGTATTGAGGGTGGATTGCTGTTTTTGGCGCTGTGGACACTGTTGCAAGGCTATACTTCAGGTCAGTATTTCGCTTCAGCCGCGTGTGGTTTGCAGAACGCGATGATCACCACTTACAGCGGGGCGATCATTCGAACAACACACATGAGCGGGATCATTACCGATCTTGGGATCATGATTGGCGCTCGCTTAAAGGGGATGCCTTTTGACCGCCGTAAAGCCAAACTGCTAATGTTCATTGTGGTTGGCTTCCTGTTTGGCGGCTTAATTGGCGCTTGTCTGTTCCAACGCTTCGAAATCTTAGCATTGGCTTTCCCAGCTTCTTTCGCCTTCATTATTGCGTTTAGCTACTGGTTATACTTGACCTATCGAACTGAAACCCCAGTCAATTCATAA
- a CDS encoding LysR family transcriptional regulator yields MDWILNVKSYVRVVEEGSFNGAARKLNTTSSAISKRVNWLEERIGTQLLKRTTRSISQTEAGALFYLRAKDQLDNWQSIIDETRSVNQTPAGLLKIGATIAVGSKFLVQYMDDFLEKYPDIKVQLITTTPGQLPELGLDLVISRELEQLNSLSFKKTPLFEHKASFYAAPSYLAKHGYPTSEQDLEQHNSLIWGERPTREVTLTKGQRITLNGNFATTNPEALFHAAKQGMGVLLTIKAMIKEDLKQGTLVPVLPNITADEVMVYAYYPKLDYSHTRTKLFLDHLKDRLDKERGTQAL; encoded by the coding sequence ATGGATTGGATTCTTAACGTAAAAAGCTACGTCAGAGTAGTCGAAGAGGGTAGCTTCAATGGTGCTGCTCGAAAACTGAATACCACCAGCTCGGCGATCAGTAAAAGAGTGAACTGGCTAGAAGAGCGCATCGGCACCCAACTGTTAAAGCGCACCACGCGATCAATTAGCCAAACCGAAGCAGGTGCGCTCTTTTACCTGCGAGCCAAAGATCAGCTCGACAATTGGCAGTCCATAATTGATGAGACACGCTCGGTTAACCAAACCCCAGCAGGCCTGTTAAAGATAGGCGCAACGATAGCGGTTGGCTCTAAGTTTCTCGTGCAATACATGGACGACTTCTTAGAAAAGTATCCGGACATTAAAGTGCAGCTGATCACGACCACGCCAGGGCAATTACCAGAACTTGGCTTAGATCTGGTGATCAGCCGTGAACTGGAACAGCTCAACTCGTTAAGCTTTAAGAAAACACCGCTGTTTGAGCACAAAGCTAGCTTCTATGCTGCGCCAAGCTATTTGGCTAAACATGGTTACCCCACCAGCGAACAGGACTTAGAACAACACAACTCTTTGATTTGGGGAGAGCGGCCTACCCGAGAAGTCACACTCACTAAAGGGCAACGCATCACTCTCAACGGTAACTTTGCGACCACCAACCCTGAGGCTCTATTTCACGCAGCCAAGCAAGGAATGGGCGTACTATTAACCATCAAAGCGATGATCAAAGAGGATCTAAAACAAGGGACATTAGTTCCAGTATTGCCAAATATTACTGCCGACGAAGTGATGGTTTACGCGTACTACCCTAAGCTTGATTACTCGCATACGCGAACCAAGCTCTTTTTGGACCATCTCAAAGATAGGCTAGACAAAGAGCGTGGCACGCAAGCTCTGTGA
- a CDS encoding alpha-amylase family glycosyl hydrolase — MESSAMLSNPATDVILHAFDWCYADVMKNAPLIQELGYKSVLVSPAMKSLRGPKGCDRDSGTQWWQRYQPQDYRVIDNQLGDTQDFTAMVNTLKQHGLRTYVDVVFNHMANESGIRGDLTYPNQQDMASYQKDADYYESIRLFGDLSKPLFDENDFVEAFGIKNWKDTWEVQNGRITGGASDPGLPTLLDNDNVVAQQRAYLKALKAIGVKGFRIDAAKHMTLSHLRKVWTDDICEEMHIFGEIITDGGATEEEYELFLEPYLKHTRLGAYDFPLFNTIFKAFEEQGSFKSLINPYCFGQALSNMRAITFAVTHDIPNNEVFLEHVMDEVDERLAHAFILGRDGGVPLVYSELSTSGILDQNGQPRWLNDWQAPYMKSMIQFHNHVHGEAMCVVEANDDLLVFVRGDKGIVVINKSKRSKTASLNWTGAVTDLLSDDVFECVGKDLTIKVESNQCMMLTTNELKPVTS, encoded by the coding sequence ATGGAGAGTTCAGCTATGTTAAGCAACCCAGCGACAGATGTCATATTGCATGCCTTTGACTGGTGCTACGCTGACGTAATGAAGAACGCCCCACTGATCCAAGAGTTGGGTTATAAATCTGTTTTAGTATCACCGGCGATGAAATCGCTGCGCGGCCCTAAAGGTTGCGACCGAGATTCTGGTACCCAATGGTGGCAGCGCTATCAACCACAAGATTATCGTGTGATCGATAATCAACTTGGTGACACGCAAGACTTCACAGCGATGGTGAACACGTTAAAGCAACATGGGCTTCGTACCTATGTAGATGTTGTTTTTAACCACATGGCCAACGAATCTGGTATCCGCGGTGATCTGACGTATCCCAATCAGCAAGACATGGCGTCTTATCAAAAAGATGCTGATTATTATGAATCCATACGTTTGTTTGGTGACCTTTCTAAGCCTTTATTTGATGAAAACGACTTTGTGGAAGCGTTTGGTATCAAAAACTGGAAAGACACTTGGGAAGTGCAGAATGGGCGTATTACTGGCGGAGCCAGCGATCCTGGTTTGCCAACGCTGTTAGACAACGACAATGTGGTTGCACAACAACGAGCGTATCTAAAAGCCTTGAAAGCGATTGGTGTGAAAGGTTTCCGCATTGATGCTGCAAAACACATGACACTGTCACACCTGCGCAAGGTATGGACTGATGATATCTGTGAAGAAATGCACATCTTTGGCGAGATCATTACCGATGGCGGTGCGACGGAAGAAGAGTATGAGCTATTCCTTGAGCCATATCTGAAACACACGCGTTTAGGTGCGTACGATTTCCCTCTGTTCAATACCATTTTCAAGGCCTTTGAAGAGCAGGGCAGCTTTAAGTCTCTGATCAACCCTTACTGTTTTGGTCAGGCTCTGTCGAATATGCGAGCGATCACGTTTGCGGTCACTCATGATATTCCCAATAACGAGGTGTTTTTGGAGCATGTGATGGATGAAGTGGACGAGCGATTGGCTCATGCCTTCATTCTTGGTCGCGATGGCGGTGTACCACTAGTTTACAGTGAATTAAGCACGAGCGGTATTTTGGATCAGAATGGCCAGCCTCGTTGGCTTAACGACTGGCAAGCGCCTTACATGAAAAGCATGATTCAATTCCATAATCATGTTCATGGCGAAGCGATGTGTGTAGTTGAAGCGAATGATGATTTGTTGGTATTTGTCCGCGGTGACAAAGGCATTGTGGTGATCAACAAGTCGAAACGCAGCAAAACCGCCTCGTTAAATTGGACTGGTGCGGTAACCGATTTACTGTCGGATGATGTGTTTGAATGTGTTGGTAAGGATTTAACCATCAAGGTGGAATCGAACCAATGCATGATGTTAACGACGAATGAATTGAAGCCTGTCACGAGTTAA
- a CDS encoding GFA family protein — translation MQTIKGFSIIINTGLTRSGAWMDINHIKDRNIRSCECRCGAVNLVCRGEPQRTSVCHCYECQKRTGSVFGVQARFPIEQVTLSGEVTSFSRISDTGNEVTYQFCPKCGTTMLLQSVAAADFYIVPLGLFKEQDFPLPSFSVYEERKHGWVKFDHQMSHYN, via the coding sequence GTGCAGACCATAAAGGGCTTTAGTATAATTATCAATACAGGCTTAACCAGAAGTGGAGCATGGATGGATATCAATCATATTAAAGATAGAAATATCAGAAGTTGCGAATGCCGCTGTGGAGCAGTCAATCTAGTATGCCGAGGCGAACCTCAACGTACCTCTGTCTGCCATTGCTATGAGTGTCAGAAACGCACCGGAAGTGTGTTCGGCGTTCAGGCACGGTTCCCAATAGAACAAGTCACACTCAGCGGTGAAGTGACCTCTTTCTCACGCATCAGCGATACGGGTAATGAAGTCACCTATCAGTTTTGCCCCAAGTGTGGCACCACCATGCTTTTGCAGTCGGTTGCCGCCGCCGATTTTTATATCGTCCCGCTCGGATTATTTAAAGAGCAAGACTTCCCACTACCAAGCTTTTCGGTTTATGAAGAACGCAAGCACGGTTGGGTTAAGTTCGACCACCAAATGAGCCATTACAACTAG
- a CDS encoding YjiH family protein, with translation MSNNTNTAQTEKSKGSFWVFLIPSLIGLFLFMAPISYQGDLTIPVAILAKSIQAVFGEYLVPIITAIVAFMSVASVLSTIFKPTIITSNSFLNGLFNPSPLWLLVRLIGGAAAVMAFFQVGPEVIWEENTGGLVLEGLLPTLFSVFIFAGLLLPLLLNFGLLELFGTLLSKIMRPIFNLPGRSAIDCMASWLGDGSVGILLTSKQYEKKFYTQREAAVVGTTFSAVSITFSLVVIAQVELEHLFLPFYAAICLAGIVAAVIIPRLPPLSMKKDTFIDGSKPHKDADAIPAGHSTFSWGLELAVNKASQVKSAKSVFGEGVRNAVDMVFGVLPVVMGLGTMALVIAEYTSVFSILGQPFIPFLELLGVPEAVAASETIVVGFADMFIPAILAASIDNEMTRFVIAAMSVTQLIYMSEVGALLLGSKIPVNILELFIIFILRTLITLPVIAGVAHLIF, from the coding sequence ATGTCTAACAACACGAATACTGCTCAAACAGAGAAATCTAAAGGCAGTTTCTGGGTTTTCTTAATCCCATCATTGATTGGTTTATTCCTTTTCATGGCGCCAATCAGCTATCAAGGTGATCTAACCATCCCTGTAGCTATCTTAGCCAAATCAATTCAAGCGGTTTTCGGTGAATATCTAGTCCCTATCATCACTGCGATCGTTGCTTTCATGTCTGTAGCTTCAGTTTTAAGCACCATTTTTAAGCCTACAATCATTACATCAAATTCATTTTTAAACGGCCTTTTCAACCCATCTCCACTATGGTTGTTGGTTCGTTTAATTGGTGGTGCTGCAGCCGTTATGGCTTTCTTCCAAGTTGGCCCTGAGGTTATTTGGGAAGAAAATACTGGTGGCCTGGTTCTAGAAGGCCTGCTTCCGACACTGTTCTCAGTATTCATCTTTGCTGGTTTGCTACTTCCGCTTCTACTTAACTTTGGTCTACTAGAGCTGTTTGGCACGCTACTAAGTAAAATCATGCGTCCAATCTTCAACCTACCAGGCCGCAGTGCTATTGACTGTATGGCTTCTTGGTTGGGTGACGGCAGCGTTGGTATCCTGCTTACAAGCAAACAGTACGAGAAGAAATTCTACACTCAGCGTGAAGCTGCGGTTGTTGGTACGACTTTCTCAGCAGTATCTATCACATTCAGTCTTGTGGTTATTGCTCAGGTAGAACTAGAGCACCTGTTCCTACCTTTCTACGCAGCAATCTGTTTAGCGGGTATTGTGGCAGCGGTGATCATCCCTCGCCTTCCACCACTAAGCATGAAGAAAGATACTTTCATTGATGGCAGCAAGCCGCACAAAGACGCTGACGCGATCCCAGCAGGTCACTCAACGTTCTCTTGGGGTCTTGAGCTAGCGGTAAATAAAGCATCTCAAGTAAAGTCGGCTAAATCTGTATTTGGCGAAGGCGTTCGTAACGCCGTAGATATGGTATTTGGCGTACTGCCTGTTGTTATGGGTTTAGGTACAATGGCACTGGTTATTGCGGAATACACGTCTGTGTTCTCAATCCTAGGTCAGCCTTTCATTCCATTCCTAGAGCTACTTGGTGTTCCTGAAGCGGTTGCAGCATCTGAAACGATTGTTGTTGGTTTTGCGGACATGTTTATCCCAGCAATCCTTGCGGCTTCTATCGACAACGAGATGACTCGCTTTGTTATTGCAGCAATGTCGGTAACTCAGCTGATCTACATGTCTGAGGTGGGTGCTCTACTTCTAGGCAGTAAGATTCCAGTGAACATCTTAGAACTGTTTATTATCTTTATTCTACGTACGTTAATTACACTTCCAGTTATCGCTGGTGTAGCGCATCTAATATTCTAA
- a CDS encoding methyl-accepting chemotaxis protein, whose product MKFSHKVVAASSALLLVTVSLLSIQQLYTVRSAVENHVNASLKEMVSGVKNTVESEMNAKKALAQSTTEVIEINPEDRAYVKEILEKPKLKNSFLAVGFGYEANGFVIENDDGWDAGPDYDPRIRPWYIDAKSKNSLVVTAPYVDASSKKVIISVGTPVKDNGRFTAGMFYDLELTNLATLVNQVNLFDAGYLFLVTADGTTIAHPNAKNNGELLSSYMPQATIREGSQEIEVDGKMFLVNFTHIPSEDWYIGVILDEEIAFQTVEELKNSSMIYSLIAVILSIIALTVLIRVLMRPLDALNQAIQDVASGQGDLTKRLDTNTDQEFSDLAKGFNTFTENLKNQIIQSKAIGVEIKRGTEITVKGAGESANAMNTQLQELEQLATAMNEMAVTATEVANNAQGAAAAAREADEATLDGTSVVSDTTQAIDNLSERIDQAVAEVQVLESATANIETILKVINDIADQTNLLALNAAIEAARAGESGRGFAVVADEVRTLAQRTQESTTEIRNMIEQLQAGASSVSNAMNQSKDTATDAVERAQQANSSLDRIRDAIQRISDMNIQIASAAEEQSLVAEEINNNTVKIKDLSTQVSTAAQEANTAMQQQTDNVRQQDELLNKFTV is encoded by the coding sequence ATGAAATTTAGCCATAAGGTGGTTGCTGCATCATCAGCCTTGCTGCTAGTGACAGTATCATTGCTTTCAATACAACAACTTTACACCGTAAGAAGTGCTGTAGAAAACCACGTCAATGCGAGCCTGAAAGAAATGGTCTCTGGCGTTAAAAATACCGTCGAATCAGAGATGAACGCCAAGAAGGCGCTGGCTCAATCGACGACTGAAGTCATCGAGATCAACCCTGAAGATCGCGCTTACGTAAAAGAAATATTAGAAAAACCAAAGCTTAAAAACAGCTTCCTAGCGGTTGGTTTTGGTTATGAAGCCAACGGTTTCGTTATTGAAAATGATGACGGTTGGGATGCAGGGCCAGATTACGACCCACGAATCCGTCCTTGGTACATTGATGCTAAATCCAAAAACAGTTTAGTTGTGACCGCTCCTTATGTGGATGCATCAAGCAAAAAAGTCATCATCTCAGTGGGTACACCCGTTAAAGACAACGGTCGTTTCACTGCGGGTATGTTCTATGACCTAGAATTGACGAACCTCGCTACCTTGGTAAACCAAGTGAACTTGTTTGATGCGGGTTACCTATTCCTAGTAACAGCCGACGGCACCACGATTGCTCACCCAAATGCGAAAAACAATGGCGAATTGCTTTCAAGCTACATGCCTCAAGCGACTATTCGTGAAGGCTCTCAAGAAATTGAAGTCGACGGCAAAATGTTCTTAGTTAACTTCACCCACATCCCAAGTGAAGATTGGTACATTGGTGTCATCCTTGATGAAGAGATCGCTTTTCAAACCGTTGAAGAATTGAAGAACAGCTCGATGATCTATTCATTGATTGCAGTGATTCTTAGCATCATCGCACTGACTGTTCTGATTCGTGTATTAATGCGTCCACTGGATGCGCTTAACCAAGCAATTCAAGACGTAGCAAGCGGACAAGGTGACTTAACTAAGCGTCTAGATACCAATACCGACCAAGAGTTTTCTGACCTAGCGAAAGGCTTCAACACCTTTACTGAAAACCTGAAAAATCAGATCATTCAATCGAAAGCGATTGGTGTTGAGATTAAACGTGGCACTGAAATCACAGTGAAAGGTGCGGGCGAATCAGCGAACGCAATGAATACCCAGTTGCAAGAGCTTGAACAGTTAGCAACAGCAATGAACGAGATGGCGGTTACCGCAACAGAAGTCGCAAACAACGCTCAAGGTGCAGCAGCTGCTGCTCGTGAAGCAGACGAAGCAACACTAGACGGTACTTCTGTAGTTAGTGATACTACTCAAGCGATTGATAACCTATCTGAGCGCATCGACCAAGCCGTTGCTGAAGTACAAGTACTTGAATCAGCAACAGCCAACATCGAAACGATTCTAAAAGTAATCAACGATATTGCAGACCAAACCAACCTACTGGCATTGAATGCAGCTATTGAAGCGGCGCGTGCTGGTGAGTCAGGCCGTGGTTTCGCAGTCGTTGCCGATGAAGTTCGCACTCTGGCGCAACGTACTCAAGAATCGACTACTGAAATCCGCAACATGATTGAACAGCTCCAAGCGGGTGCAAGCTCAGTATCGAACGCGATGAACCAAAGTAAAGACACAGCCACTGACGCCGTTGAACGCGCTCAGCAAGCTAACTCTTCACTTGACCGTATCCGTGACGCGATTCAACGCATCTCAGATATGAACATCCAGATTGCTTCAGCGGCAGAAGAGCAGAGCTTGGTAGCGGAAGAGATCAATAACAACACTGTTAAGATCAAAGACCTTTCAACACAAGTATCAACAGCGGCCCAAGAAGCGAATACCGCAATGCAGCAGCAAACTGACAATGTTCGCCAACAAGACGAGCTATTGAATAAGTTTACGGTTTAA
- a CDS encoding isoamylase early set domain-containing protein encodes MINKRFFKTKDEVEVTFELEAQEANSVSIVADFLDWKATPMKKLAKGKVYKFKTRLPKDGEFQFRYLVDDQQWVNDANADRYIPNEFGEDNCLVSTVNA; translated from the coding sequence ATGATTAATAAACGTTTTTTTAAGACGAAAGATGAAGTTGAAGTGACCTTCGAGCTAGAAGCTCAGGAAGCGAACTCTGTATCCATCGTTGCTGACTTTCTTGATTGGAAAGCTACCCCAATGAAAAAACTAGCCAAAGGGAAGGTTTACAAGTTTAAAACTCGCCTACCTAAAGATGGCGAGTTTCAATTCCGCTACCTAGTTGATGACCAACAATGGGTGAACGATGCGAACGCTGACCGTTACATCCCAAATGAGTTTGGTGAAGACAACTGCTTAGTGTCGACGGTAAACGCATAA
- a CDS encoding putative bifunctional diguanylate cyclase/phosphodiesterase has product MTQHTHNSMIDTERIGRLLKLEGIDLLESAVLTLHQTFDTQYTSIIEKKHFPDQTVPLVIAHSDHVLHDKINARHGHIYQQAVNQRHPDCSFAQYVVQSLPTSAFRQEITSQNSIAIPTRTQSGEVMGVLFSTFTSPLSPDQQQDVIKHHQLFADIIIHTLREMWFNDRSEQLVNQLSYEVSHDSLTGLLNRSCLSDTLESITQQSVTPFTLALLDINSFKAINDMHGNYIGDKVLQFVAETLRRTLPESNLTFRTAGNEFAFITYLSDPIAVCEQILAKIKQGYSSVDIKIDLELSIGIASSDGDNKDVEQIIFNTSLALKECKHSQDTHIQCYDTHLRSRYQRKTELIAALRNELENPISQSYIPDSNGMYVVVQPIVGQGETQWEYFEVLTRWKTARHGDISPVEFIQVAEESGLIVELGERIIELVCRAKTTLEQGLGYKVKLGINCSAHELTDSKRYISYLTRTIEQHHFKADEFVIELTETVLLSPTQETKSALNFLRGQGFTIALDDFGTGYSSLNYIHSYPIDCIKIDATFIRNLLTNSTSESVVWLIIQLAHRLDVSLVAEGVEKREQLEKLHAMGCDKIQGYLYSPPMRPEAIVSYVTHSEPLA; this is encoded by the coding sequence ATGACTCAACATACGCACAACAGCATGATAGACACAGAGCGCATTGGCCGTTTGCTGAAATTGGAAGGTATCGACCTTTTAGAGTCGGCTGTGCTTACTTTACATCAGACCTTTGATACTCAATACACCAGCATCATTGAAAAGAAGCACTTCCCTGACCAAACCGTTCCTTTGGTGATCGCCCATTCTGACCATGTATTGCATGACAAAATCAATGCGCGCCATGGTCATATCTATCAACAAGCCGTCAATCAAAGACACCCAGATTGCTCGTTTGCTCAGTACGTCGTCCAGTCATTGCCGACATCGGCATTTAGGCAGGAAATCACCTCACAAAACTCCATCGCGATCCCGACTCGAACTCAAAGTGGCGAAGTGATGGGCGTGCTGTTTTCAACGTTCACCTCGCCTCTTAGCCCTGATCAGCAACAAGACGTGATAAAGCACCATCAATTGTTCGCCGACATCATCATCCACACCTTGCGTGAAATGTGGTTTAACGATCGTTCCGAACAACTTGTAAATCAGCTTAGTTATGAGGTGTCACACGACAGCCTAACCGGGTTACTCAACCGAAGCTGTCTATCAGATACCTTAGAGTCGATTACTCAACAGAGCGTCACTCCGTTTACATTGGCTTTACTCGATATCAATAGCTTCAAAGCCATTAATGACATGCACGGCAATTATATTGGCGATAAAGTACTTCAATTTGTCGCAGAAACCTTGCGTCGAACCTTACCCGAAAGCAACCTGACTTTCCGGACTGCAGGCAACGAGTTCGCCTTCATTACTTACCTCTCTGACCCGATAGCGGTGTGCGAGCAGATACTGGCAAAAATTAAGCAAGGCTATAGCAGCGTTGATATTAAGATAGATTTGGAACTCAGCATTGGAATTGCCAGTTCGGACGGAGACAACAAAGACGTTGAACAGATCATATTCAACACTAGCTTGGCGCTGAAAGAGTGTAAACACAGCCAAGATACTCATATTCAATGTTATGACACCCACTTGAGATCTCGCTACCAAAGAAAAACCGAGCTAATTGCCGCGCTGCGAAATGAACTCGAAAACCCGATATCACAAAGCTATATCCCAGATAGCAATGGAATGTACGTAGTTGTACAACCCATTGTGGGTCAAGGTGAGACGCAATGGGAATATTTCGAGGTGCTGACTCGCTGGAAGACCGCCAGACACGGTGACATATCGCCTGTGGAGTTCATTCAAGTGGCTGAAGAGTCTGGGCTGATTGTCGAGCTAGGTGAGCGTATTATTGAGTTAGTGTGCCGCGCTAAAACCACTTTAGAACAAGGCTTAGGTTACAAGGTTAAGCTTGGAATAAACTGTTCTGCTCATGAGCTTACCGACTCGAAACGCTATATTTCCTATCTCACACGAACCATTGAACAGCATCACTTTAAAGCTGATGAGTTTGTTATTGAGTTAACCGAAACGGTGCTGTTATCTCCAACCCAAGAGACAAAATCGGCACTTAACTTTTTGAGAGGGCAAGGCTTCACTATTGCGCTCGATGATTTCGGTACGGGTTACTCCAGTTTGAACTACATCCACAGCTACCCCATCGACTGCATTAAAATTGATGCCACCTTTATCCGTAATTTGCTGACCAACTCAACCTCAGAAAGCGTTGTTTGGCTGATTATCCAGCTTGCTCACAGACTCGATGTGTCTTTGGTTGCGGAAGGCGTAGAGAAGCGTGAGCAATTAGAAAAGCTGCACGCAATGGGATGTGACAAGATACAAGGATACCTCTACTCACCACCCATGCGACCTGAAGCTATCGTCAGCTATGTTACTCATTCTGAGCCTTTGGCTTAA
- a CDS encoding peptidoglycan DD-metalloendopeptidase family protein, which produces MYSKIFSSPFAELSPVKKVAILGLPLIAAIGVALQSSQSNLTKTIELDLPDSTVIESILSPSSVTVIEPPTFEYQIQSGDNLSSIFTQLGFSYKSMMSVMETDLNFLALDTLRPGNTLRFWRDEATGDLSKMELQFSVADKVVYRLLDDGSYEFEDISIPGEWKQKPLVGDIQGSFSMSANKVGLSSLEIDHIVTLLKDKLNFSRDLRAGDQFEVLQKAQYVDGVATGKREIEAIKIMNRNRVVSAYLHTDGQYYDANGDSLQRAFQRYPVSSSWRQSSQFNPKRLHPVTGRISPHNGTDFATPVGTPVQATGDGKVIMTRKHPYAGNYVVIQHGSTYKTRYLHLSKILVRKGQTVSRGQRIGLSGKTGRVTGAHLHYELIERGRPVNAMTANIPMADSVPKKEKATFVAARDEADKLLKVALEAQSNNS; this is translated from the coding sequence GTGTATTCAAAAATATTTTCCTCTCCGTTTGCCGAGCTTTCACCTGTAAAAAAAGTAGCTATTTTAGGACTGCCACTTATTGCAGCGATTGGGGTTGCTCTGCAATCTTCGCAATCAAATCTGACGAAAACGATCGAGCTTGATCTACCAGACTCAACCGTTATTGAGTCAATTCTGTCACCATCTTCTGTTACCGTTATTGAGCCACCGACATTTGAGTATCAAATTCAATCTGGCGATAACTTGAGTAGTATCTTCACGCAACTTGGATTTTCTTATAAATCGATGATGAGCGTGATGGAAACCGATTTGAACTTCCTTGCTTTAGATACGCTTCGCCCTGGTAATACATTACGCTTTTGGCGTGATGAAGCGACCGGCGACCTTTCTAAAATGGAACTTCAATTTAGCGTCGCAGACAAAGTGGTTTATCGACTGCTTGATGACGGCAGCTACGAATTCGAAGACATCTCTATTCCGGGTGAATGGAAGCAAAAACCTTTAGTCGGTGATATTCAAGGCAGCTTCTCTATGTCGGCGAACAAGGTTGGCCTGAGCAGTCTTGAGATTGACCATATTGTGACTCTTCTTAAAGACAAGCTGAACTTTAGCCGAGATCTGCGCGCTGGCGATCAGTTTGAAGTGCTTCAAAAAGCGCAATATGTTGATGGTGTTGCAACCGGAAAACGTGAAATTGAAGCAATTAAGATCATGAATCGTAACCGCGTTGTATCAGCGTACTTGCACACTGATGGTCAATATTACGATGCCAATGGCGATAGCTTACAACGAGCTTTCCAACGTTACCCTGTGAGCAGTAGCTGGCGCCAAAGTTCTCAGTTTAACCCTAAGCGCTTACACCCTGTGACTGGCCGCATTTCACCGCACAACGGTACAGATTTCGCGACGCCAGTTGGTACGCCGGTTCAAGCAACGGGTGATGGTAAAGTGATTATGACGCGTAAGCACCCATATGCGGGTAACTACGTGGTCATTCAACACGGCAGCACATACAAAACACGTTACCTACATTTGAGTAAGATTCTGGTTCGTAAAGGACAAACGGTATCTCGTGGACAGCGTATTGGTTTGTCTGGCAAAACTGGCCGAGTGACAGGCGCACACTTGCACTACGAACTGATTGAACGTGGTCGTCCTGTGAATGCAATGACAGCAAATATCCCGATGGCAGATTCTGTGCCTAAAAAGGAAAAAGCGACGTTTGTAGCAGCAAGAGATGAGGCTGATAAGCTATTAAAGGTCGCTTTAGAAGCCCAATCTAATAACAGCTAG